In a single window of the Caulobacter soli genome:
- a CDS encoding OmpA family protein, whose translation MMNKTAIGVAMLGALTLAACTTTDPYTGMPVRNNTGTGVLAGAGIGAALGYLTNTNKGEQGRKNALIGAGIGALAGGATGNYMDRQQADFRRSLEGSGVMIRRNGDQIVLVMPSDVTFAVDKSEVQPQFTRVLDDVARTLNAYPQTTIDVVGHADSSGPDDYNQTLSERRASSVAGYLTGPGRVLPDRVFVAGQGERQPIASNDTAEGRAQNRRVEIILRPLTK comes from the coding sequence ATGATGAACAAGACCGCCATCGGCGTCGCCATGCTGGGCGCCCTGACCCTGGCCGCCTGCACCACCACCGATCCCTATACCGGCATGCCGGTGCGCAACAACACCGGGACCGGCGTCCTGGCCGGGGCCGGCATCGGCGCGGCCCTGGGCTATCTGACCAACACCAACAAGGGCGAGCAGGGCCGCAAGAACGCGCTGATCGGCGCGGGCATCGGCGCCTTGGCCGGCGGCGCGACCGGCAACTACATGGACCGTCAGCAGGCCGACTTCCGCCGCAGCCTGGAAGGCTCGGGCGTGATGATCCGCCGTAACGGCGACCAGATCGTGCTGGTCATGCCCAGCGACGTGACGTTCGCCGTCGACAAGTCCGAGGTCCAGCCGCAGTTCACCCGCGTGCTCGACGACGTGGCCCGCACCCTGAACGCCTATCCCCAGACCACGATCGACGTGGTCGGTCACGCCGACAGCAGCGGTCCGGACGACTACAACCAGACCCTGTCGGAACGCCGCGCCAGCTCGGTGGCCGGCTATCTGACCGGCCCCGGCCGGGTGCTGCCCGACCGCGTCTTCGTCGCCGGTCAGGGCGAGCGCCAGCCGATCGCCTCCAACGACACCGCCGAAGGCCGCGCCCAGAACCGCCGGGTCGAGATCATCCTGCGACCGCTGACGAAGTAG
- a CDS encoding YifB family Mg chelatase-like AAA ATPase: protein MAAKVVTVAFEGVEARRVDVEVQLTGGAQVMVIVGLGDKAVAESKERVRGAFAGLGLSLPPKRIVANLAPADLPKEGSHYDLPIALAVMAAMGVIPIDALDGWAAMGELSLDGRIAPCAGALPAAMAAGAMDLGLICPEACGPEAAWAGGTRILAPRSLVALINHFRGGQILSAPLPGPVVEGEPGKDLRDVKGQEHAKRALEIAAAGSHNLLFCGPPGSGKSMLAQRLPGLLPPLSSHELLETSMVHSVAGLIAKGTLTRARPYRAPHHSASMAALTGGGLKAKPGEVSLAHNGVLFLDELPEFGVQALDSLRGPLETGEVMVARANAHVRYPARVQLVAAMNPCRCGHGGAGRGACGKAPRCIRDYQGRVSGPLMDRIDLAVDMPAVTAADLALPPPSEGTAEVAARVAQARRLQLERAIDIEGAPIGAEALNGRAEGRYLEKIADLDEAGRSLLARAAEAGQISARGWTRVLRLARTIADLEGAASVRRVHVAEALAHRRTSAMGAATGEAAF from the coding sequence ATGGCGGCAAAGGTCGTCACGGTGGCGTTCGAGGGCGTGGAGGCGCGTCGGGTCGACGTCGAGGTGCAGCTTACGGGCGGCGCTCAGGTCATGGTCATCGTCGGCCTGGGCGACAAGGCCGTGGCCGAGAGCAAGGAGCGCGTGCGCGGAGCATTCGCCGGCCTGGGCCTGTCCCTGCCGCCCAAGCGCATCGTCGCCAATCTCGCGCCGGCCGATCTGCCGAAAGAGGGCAGTCACTACGACCTGCCCATAGCCCTGGCCGTGATGGCCGCCATGGGCGTCATTCCGATCGACGCGCTCGACGGCTGGGCGGCGATGGGAGAACTATCCTTGGACGGACGGATCGCCCCCTGCGCCGGGGCCCTGCCGGCGGCCATGGCGGCCGGCGCGATGGACTTAGGCCTGATCTGCCCCGAGGCTTGCGGACCGGAAGCGGCCTGGGCGGGTGGCACCCGAATCCTGGCCCCGCGCTCGCTGGTGGCGCTGATCAACCATTTCCGGGGCGGCCAGATCCTGTCGGCGCCCTTGCCCGGCCCGGTGGTCGAGGGCGAACCGGGCAAGGACCTGCGCGACGTCAAGGGCCAGGAACACGCCAAGCGGGCGCTGGAGATCGCCGCCGCCGGCTCGCACAACCTGCTGTTCTGCGGTCCGCCGGGCTCGGGCAAGTCGATGCTGGCCCAGCGCTTGCCGGGGCTCTTGCCGCCCCTGAGCTCGCACGAACTGCTGGAGACCTCGATGGTCCATTCGGTGGCGGGGCTGATCGCCAAGGGAACGCTGACCCGCGCGCGGCCCTATCGCGCGCCGCATCACAGCGCCTCGATGGCGGCCCTGACCGGCGGCGGGCTGAAGGCCAAGCCGGGCGAGGTGTCGCTGGCGCACAATGGGGTGCTGTTCCTGGATGAGCTGCCGGAATTCGGGGTGCAGGCGCTGGATAGCCTGCGTGGGCCGCTGGAGACCGGCGAGGTGATGGTCGCGCGGGCCAACGCCCATGTGCGCTATCCGGCCCGGGTGCAGCTGGTGGCGGCGATGAATCCCTGCCGCTGCGGTCATGGCGGGGCTGGACGGGGGGCGTGCGGCAAGGCTCCGCGTTGCATCCGCGACTATCAGGGCCGGGTCAGCGGTCCGCTGATGGACCGCATCGACCTGGCCGTCGACATGCCGGCAGTCACCGCCGCCGACCTGGCCTTGCCGCCGCCTTCGGAAGGCACGGCGGAAGTCGCGGCGCGGGTCGCCCAGGCCCGCCGGTTGCAGCTGGAACGGGCGATCGACATCGAAGGCGCGCCGATCGGGGCCGAGGCGCTGAACGGCCGCGCCGAGGGGCGGTATCTGGAGAAGATCGCCGATCTCGACGAGGCCGGACGAAGCCTGCTGGCCCGCGCCGCCGAGGCCGGCCAGATCAGCGCCCGAGGCTGGACCCGCGTCCTGCGCCTGGCCCGGACGATCGCCGACCTGGAGGGCGCGGCCAGCGTCCGACGCGTGCACGTGGCCGAGGCCCTGGCGCATCGGCGGACCAGCGCGATGGGGGCGGCGACAGGCGAAGCGGCGTTCTGA